Proteins co-encoded in one Desulfitobacterium hafniense DCB-2 genomic window:
- a CDS encoding TrkH family potassium uptake protein: MNYSLVQGIVGRLLMGYALTMFVPLVLAAFKNEDSTWAFLLTLLITACLGAAMVYFRKPTQEKMSIRESFVIVGGAWLLTSLLGALPFWISDSVPTYIDALFESVSGLTTTGSSVIDDVEALPLSILLWRSITHWLGGIGIIVLFIILLPSTGFGAVHLFNAEVPGPLGKRTMPRIRDTAITIWKIYAFFTVILVALLMLAGMSLFDAINHGFSTISAGGFSTKNTSMMYYNSLGIELVVILFIIIAGGNFRIYLEAWTKKSFKPFKNTEFITYLSIIMFSTLLIVGGLWLTHDKPPDYAVRHALFQVVSLVTGTGFASTDYNQWPAITKLTLLALMFVGGCAGSTTGGMKVSRIMLLSKHVWAVLTRGLHPRAVSSIKLDGRAVDAVAVNMVSVFFFLYVGIFALATIVMAGTGLEPFDAMSAVAASLGNVGPGFGLVGPTTTYSGITLFGKFILSLCMLLGRLELFTLLILLRPEFWRTKGGW, translated from the coding sequence ATGAATTATTCGCTTGTGCAAGGGATCGTTGGCAGGCTTCTCATGGGATATGCCTTGACTATGTTCGTTCCTTTGGTCCTGGCGGCATTTAAGAATGAAGACAGCACGTGGGCTTTTTTACTGACCCTCTTGATTACTGCTTGTCTGGGCGCTGCCATGGTTTATTTTCGGAAACCTACCCAAGAAAAAATGAGTATTAGAGAAAGCTTTGTCATTGTCGGCGGGGCCTGGCTTCTGACCTCTTTGCTCGGGGCTTTGCCCTTTTGGATCTCGGATAGTGTGCCCACTTATATCGATGCTCTGTTTGAATCCGTCTCCGGGTTGACAACCACGGGTTCCAGTGTGATTGATGATGTTGAGGCATTGCCCTTATCCATCCTGCTTTGGCGAAGTATCACCCATTGGCTGGGCGGAATAGGGATTATTGTCCTCTTCATCATTTTGCTGCCCAGTACGGGTTTTGGTGCAGTGCATTTATTCAATGCGGAAGTGCCGGGTCCGTTGGGCAAGCGTACGATGCCCCGGATTCGCGACACAGCAATTACCATTTGGAAAATCTATGCCTTTTTTACCGTCATCCTTGTTGCTCTGCTTATGTTGGCGGGCATGAGTCTGTTTGATGCCATAAACCATGGTTTCTCCACTATTTCTGCCGGGGGATTTTCCACCAAAAATACAAGTATGATGTACTATAATAGCCTGGGGATTGAACTTGTGGTGATCCTGTTTATTATCATTGCCGGGGGGAATTTCCGTATTTATTTGGAGGCTTGGACGAAGAAGAGCTTTAAGCCGTTTAAGAATACGGAGTTTATTACTTATCTTTCGATTATCATGTTCAGCACCTTGCTGATTGTGGGAGGATTATGGCTGACTCACGATAAACCGCCTGATTATGCCGTGCGGCATGCCTTGTTTCAAGTGGTCTCGCTGGTTACGGGGACGGGCTTCGCCTCTACGGATTATAATCAGTGGCCTGCCATTACCAAGTTAACTCTCCTGGCGCTGATGTTTGTCGGCGGGTGCGCCGGTTCCACTACAGGAGGGATGAAAGTATCCCGAATTATGTTGCTTTCGAAGCATGTTTGGGCCGTATTAACCCGCGGATTGCATCCCCGTGCAGTATCCAGCATCAAACTGGATGGGAGAGCTGTGGATGCTGTCGCTGTTAATATGGTCAGTGTGTTTTTCTTCCTTTATGTAGGGATTTTTGCCTTAGCCACTATTGTTATGGCAGGAACAGGACTTGAGCCTTTTGACGCCATGAGTGCGGTAGCTGCTTCATTGGGCAATGTGGGGCCCGGTTTTGGCTTAGTAGGTCCGACCACAACGTATTCGGGTATCACACTCTTCGGTAAATTTATATTGTCACTTTGTATGCTGCTCGGCCGTTTGGAGTTATTTACTTTGCTCATTTTATTGCGTCCCGAGTTTTGGAGAACAAAAGGCGGCTGGTAA
- a CDS encoding (Fe-S)-binding protein, whose protein sequence is MIVATNPIEMPTTVERKMPPVLELIRGNIVKYGNPLALKGSEVSSWAKELKLPKTGNLLFYTGGEYQLLPYIDSLVKTMTVMDPNSAGFSMLMGVRNIVEKTGIAPEKIYASVLASDKERFNQVSLKAARILQSLGYDLCYSGDEELYSGALLYELGYWDDFAAYAQKVTKVLKGTQAKTIVCLSPHAAEVIKIMYPKFGVHHDLEVKTFVELVWEQRHKLPKIAAQQSVVIHDSCRLARDLGVTEEIREILDAMGVEFKEPMRNRAWTTCCGGPNKFMFPELSHTIAERRVGELQDTGADLILTSCPYCLSSLQGAIAKKDQHGIADLIEFLYKGIVG, encoded by the coding sequence ATGATAGTGGCAACCAATCCTATTGAAATGCCGACAACGGTGGAGCGCAAGATGCCACCTGTATTAGAATTAATTCGCGGTAATATTGTCAAATACGGAAATCCTTTAGCTCTCAAGGGAAGCGAAGTTTCTTCCTGGGCTAAGGAACTTAAGTTACCTAAGACTGGGAATCTTCTTTTTTACACCGGTGGTGAGTATCAGCTTCTTCCCTATATAGACTCCCTGGTGAAAACCATGACCGTAATGGATCCCAACAGCGCCGGATTTTCTATGCTGATGGGTGTGCGGAACATTGTAGAAAAAACAGGCATCGCCCCTGAGAAGATCTATGCTTCCGTACTGGCTTCAGATAAGGAGCGCTTTAATCAAGTCTCCTTAAAAGCGGCGCGGATTCTGCAAAGTTTGGGCTATGATCTATGTTATTCAGGGGATGAAGAACTTTACAGCGGGGCTTTGTTGTATGAACTGGGGTATTGGGATGACTTTGCCGCTTATGCCCAAAAGGTCACTAAAGTTCTTAAAGGAACCCAGGCCAAGACCATCGTTTGCCTTTCTCCTCATGCCGCGGAAGTCATAAAAATTATGTATCCCAAATTCGGAGTTCATCATGATCTTGAAGTAAAGACTTTTGTTGAGCTGGTATGGGAACAAAGGCACAAATTGCCAAAAATAGCTGCACAGCAATCCGTTGTCATCCATGATTCCTGCCGGCTTGCCCGTGACTTAGGGGTTACAGAAGAGATAAGGGAGATCCTGGATGCCATGGGGGTTGAATTCAAGGAACCCATGCGCAACCGTGCCTGGACAACCTGTTGCGGCGGTCCCAATAAATTTATGTTCCCTGAGCTGTCTCATACTATAGCGGAAAGACGGGTTGGGGAGCTGCAGGACACAGGAGCGGACCTCATCTTAACCTCTTGTCCGTACTGTCTATCTTCTTTGCAAGGTGCCATAGCTAAAAAGGACCAACATGGCATTGCCGACTTGATCGAATTCTTATATAAGGGGATAGTGGGATGA
- a CDS encoding iron chelate uptake ABC transporter family permease subunit, translated as MSELVYSHKENSEIDSSLHNKERSARAFRSKKEEKRYWILLITLIALGIFASYGLLVYNNPVPVDSPSFIPVVKRRLVALVAMIIAAVCQSLSTVAFQSITNNRIITPSLLGFEALYATIHTSTIFFFGAGAFIGFNGVGSFVFQVVAMVLMCLILYGWLLSGKYGNLQLMLLVGVIIGTGLKSLSSFMRRLLAPSEFDILLTRLFGSVNNADAGYFPVAIPVVIIASLLLLAYSKKLNVLSLGKNASTSLGVNQQFSVIYTLILVAVLMSISTALVGPLTFYGFLVATLCYQAAPTYDHRYIFPMALAIGFLIITAAYFFMYHIFNAQGVVSIIIELFGGITFLIVILRKGTL; from the coding sequence ATGAGCGAATTAGTCTATAGTCATAAAGAAAACAGCGAAATCGACTCTAGCCTTCATAATAAAGAAAGATCAGCCAGGGCTTTTCGTTCTAAGAAAGAGGAAAAACGTTATTGGATTTTGCTGATAACATTGATTGCTTTGGGGATTTTTGCTAGCTATGGACTTTTGGTTTATAACAATCCGGTTCCGGTAGATTCCCCTTCTTTTATCCCGGTTGTTAAACGAAGGCTGGTAGCTCTTGTTGCCATGATCATTGCGGCAGTCTGTCAGAGTTTGTCGACGGTTGCTTTCCAATCGATTACGAATAATAGGATTATCACCCCTTCACTTTTAGGTTTTGAAGCACTTTACGCAACAATTCATACGAGTACAATATTTTTCTTTGGTGCTGGTGCCTTTATAGGTTTTAATGGTGTTGGCTCCTTTGTATTTCAAGTTGTGGCTATGGTCTTGATGTGTTTGATACTTTATGGCTGGTTGCTTTCTGGAAAGTATGGAAATTTACAACTTATGCTTTTGGTTGGAGTTATTATTGGCACCGGGCTGAAGTCTTTATCATCTTTTATGAGAAGGCTGCTTGCGCCGTCTGAATTTGATATTTTATTGACCAGATTGTTTGGTTCGGTTAATAATGCGGATGCTGGATACTTTCCTGTGGCCATTCCCGTTGTCATCATTGCGTCACTGCTTCTCCTTGCTTATTCTAAAAAATTAAATGTATTGTCTCTGGGCAAGAATGCCAGCACTTCTTTGGGGGTTAATCAGCAATTCAGCGTCATTTATACCCTTATATTAGTTGCTGTTTTGATGTCAATTTCCACGGCTCTGGTCGGACCGCTTACTTTCTATGGATTTTTAGTGGCAACCTTGTGTTATCAGGCGGCACCAACTTATGATCACAGATATATTTTTCCCATGGCTCTTGCCATAGGATTTTTGATCATAACGGCTGCCTACTTCTTTATGTATCATATATTCAATGCTCAAGGCGTGGTTTCAATTATTATCGAGTTGTTTGGCGGCATAACATTTTTAATTGTGATTTTAAGGAAGGGAACGTTATGA
- a CDS encoding TrkH family potassium uptake protein: protein MNLPVILGLLGKLLVIYAGAMCIPLTLAVVLGEWSVYSFLLSIIIIGIPGFFLMRRFKLTEMKFGVREAFAAVTGAWLLASFTGALPYWFADVVPTYIDALFETVSGLTTTGASVISDVEALPQSILLWRSLTHWVGGLGIIVLFIVLLPKTGMGSVLLFNAEVPGPTNDRVMPRIRDTAAALWKIYLIFTAICAVLLWMAGMSFLDALNHAFATIATGGFSTKNTSIMYYNSLTIEMIVAFFMIFSGANFVIYLTVWRKKTMKAFRNTELMVYLLIIIAATLLIAGSLWSNAGNSPGYAFRHALFQVASIMTTTGYASVDFDQWPSMTKIILFLLMFIGGSAGSTSGGMKVSRIILLVKATWAELKRGIHPRVVSSIKLDDKVIDTENLSRVGIFFFLYIVTFTGASIIVAASTGLSPFEAMSAVAATLGNVGPGFGTVGPTTTFAGISLLGKIVLTVCMLLGRLEFFTLLIIFRPEFWGKGKVW, encoded by the coding sequence ATGAATCTTCCAGTCATTCTGGGGTTGCTTGGCAAGCTCCTGGTTATTTATGCAGGCGCCATGTGTATTCCTTTGACCTTGGCCGTTGTTTTAGGGGAATGGAGTGTTTATTCCTTCTTACTTTCAATAATAATTATCGGGATTCCAGGTTTTTTTCTTATGAGGCGGTTTAAGCTCACCGAAATGAAATTTGGGGTCCGGGAAGCCTTTGCAGCTGTCACCGGGGCTTGGCTTCTCGCCTCCTTCACAGGAGCCCTGCCTTATTGGTTTGCCGATGTGGTTCCCACGTATATTGATGCTCTGTTTGAGACGGTATCAGGTCTTACGACCACCGGAGCCAGCGTTATCAGTGATGTGGAGGCTTTACCTCAATCCATCCTTTTGTGGCGGAGCTTAACCCATTGGGTCGGTGGATTGGGAATCATCGTTCTTTTTATTGTATTGCTCCCGAAAACCGGAATGGGATCGGTTCTCCTTTTTAACGCAGAAGTTCCTGGTCCCACGAATGACCGGGTTATGCCGCGTATTCGTGATACCGCGGCTGCTTTATGGAAGATCTATTTGATTTTTACGGCGATCTGCGCTGTGCTGCTCTGGATGGCTGGAATGAGTTTCCTGGACGCGCTGAATCACGCCTTCGCAACCATTGCCACGGGCGGTTTTTCGACTAAAAATACCAGCATTATGTATTACAATAGTTTGACCATCGAAATGATCGTTGCTTTTTTTATGATTTTTTCAGGTGCAAATTTCGTGATTTATTTGACCGTTTGGCGCAAGAAAACTATGAAGGCCTTTCGTAATACAGAATTGATGGTCTATCTGTTGATTATTATAGCGGCCACTTTGCTGATTGCCGGGAGCCTATGGTCTAATGCCGGCAATTCGCCGGGCTATGCTTTTCGCCATGCCTTATTTCAAGTAGCCAGTATTATGACAACCACAGGTTATGCTTCCGTGGATTTCGATCAGTGGCCTTCTATGACCAAAATCATCCTATTTCTCCTTATGTTCATTGGTGGGAGTGCGGGCTCCACCTCAGGAGGGATGAAGGTTTCCCGCATTATTCTTTTGGTTAAAGCCACTTGGGCAGAGCTGAAGAGGGGGATCCATCCCCGGGTTGTCTCCAGTATAAAACTCGATGATAAGGTTATTGATACGGAAAATCTAAGCCGGGTGGGGATTTTTTTCTTTCTCTATATCGTGACCTTTACCGGAGCAAGCATCATTGTTGCGGCAAGCACGGGATTATCGCCCTTCGAGGCCATGAGTGCGGTGGCTGCGACTTTAGGAAATGTGGGCCCGGGGTTTGGAACGGTTGGACCGACTACGACCTTTGCCGGTATCAGCCTCTTAGGGAAGATCGTACTCACAGTGTGTATGCTGTTGGGACGCCTGGAGTTTTTTACTTTGCTCATTATCTTTCGTCCTGAATTTTGGGGAAAGGGAAAGGTTTGGTAG
- the trkA gene encoding Trk system potassium transporter TrkA yields MRVVIVGAGKVGYSLAQYLTQEDHEVIVIEENEERRAIVQNTLDVMTISGNGASPRVLLDPEVRKAELMIAVTDMDEVNMIACMAAKQVGIKRTIARVRNQEYAEKDKIKFNEALGIDLTINPEMVTALEIKRILLTPSALDVEDFAGDRVRMIEVKMPSDSKLINTSLTQLTLPSHTLVAGILRNGRMLIPHGSDMLLPNDCVFFVGEVSAIKKIEDHFTVRKSKVERVLIIGAGRIGRHLAMILEKSDIAVKIIDKDMERCQELAESLDEGLVLCGEGTDIELLTEEGVGEADAVLCLTDDDKLNLLIALLAKHLGAPRTFVRVGRPDYISLMEKVGVDVVLSPRILTAGVILRYVRRSDVVSVSLLEGAKAEAMEIIIPPLSQVTHKKLKDAKLPKNSLIGSIVRDEEIIIPNGETVLKPGDRAIIFALPDTVPTVVRLFENKLESK; encoded by the coding sequence GTGCGTGTGGTAATCGTCGGAGCCGGTAAAGTTGGTTACAGCCTGGCTCAGTATTTAACCCAAGAGGATCATGAAGTTATTGTCATTGAAGAGAATGAAGAACGCAGGGCTATCGTGCAGAATACTTTGGATGTGATGACGATTTCCGGAAACGGCGCCAGTCCAAGAGTGCTGCTGGACCCTGAAGTCCGCAAGGCTGAGCTTATGATTGCCGTAACCGATATGGATGAGGTGAATATGATTGCCTGTATGGCAGCCAAGCAAGTGGGGATTAAAAGGACCATTGCCCGGGTCAGGAATCAGGAGTATGCGGAAAAGGATAAGATTAAGTTTAATGAAGCTTTGGGGATCGACCTGACTATTAATCCTGAGATGGTCACCGCCCTGGAAATAAAACGTATTCTTCTCACCCCATCCGCTCTGGATGTGGAGGACTTTGCCGGAGACAGGGTAAGGATGATCGAAGTAAAAATGCCTTCTGACTCGAAGTTGATTAACACGTCTTTAACCCAATTAACCTTACCCTCCCATACCCTGGTGGCGGGTATCTTAAGAAATGGCCGGATGTTGATTCCTCATGGCTCGGATATGCTATTACCCAATGATTGTGTTTTCTTTGTCGGGGAGGTGTCCGCAATCAAGAAGATTGAGGATCATTTTACGGTCAGAAAATCGAAGGTGGAAAGAGTCCTGATTATTGGGGCCGGCAGAATCGGCCGTCATTTGGCCATGATCCTGGAAAAGTCCGATATAGCCGTGAAGATCATCGATAAGGATATGGAGCGTTGTCAGGAATTGGCGGAATCCTTGGATGAGGGATTGGTTTTATGCGGGGAAGGAACGGATATCGAATTATTGACTGAAGAAGGGGTAGGGGAAGCGGACGCTGTCTTATGCCTGACCGATGATGATAAGCTCAATCTCCTGATTGCCTTACTGGCTAAACATCTGGGTGCGCCGCGGACCTTTGTCCGGGTGGGTCGTCCCGATTATATTTCTCTCATGGAAAAAGTAGGGGTCGATGTCGTCCTATCCCCCCGTATTCTCACGGCCGGAGTGATCCTTCGCTATGTCCGCCGCTCCGATGTAGTCTCTGTGTCTCTTCTGGAAGGGGCCAAAGCGGAAGCCATGGAAATCATCATCCCGCCTTTAAGTCAGGTGACCCATAAAAAATTAAAAGATGCAAAGCTCCCCAAAAACTCGTTGATCGGCAGTATCGTTCGCGATGAAGAAATCATCATCCCTAACGGTGAGACGGTACTGAAGCCGGGAGACAGAGCCATTATCTTTGCCCTGCCGGATACGGTCCCTACTGTTGTTCGATTATTTGAGAATAAATTGGAGAGTAAATAA
- the larB gene encoding nickel pincer cofactor biosynthesis protein LarB, whose protein sequence is MNEEQLRALLQGVKDGQISCDSALLELKNLPYEDLGFAKVDHHRALRNGFPEVVFCQGKAKEHIIEILANLGQRSHNILATRATPEVYAAVQAAIPEASYSELARVITIVKEAIPKRGRVLVLSAGTADLPVAEEAAITAEIMGCGVERLYDVGVAGIHRLFDNKERLDEAQVLIVVAGMEGALASVVGGLTDKPVIAVPTSVGYGASFGGLAALLAMLNSCSAGIGVVNIDNGFGAGVLANSIIRAIHAGEV, encoded by the coding sequence ATGAACGAAGAACAATTGAGAGCATTATTGCAGGGAGTAAAGGATGGTCAGATATCCTGCGACAGTGCCCTGCTGGAGCTTAAAAATCTGCCTTATGAAGATTTGGGGTTTGCCAAAGTAGATCATCACCGGGCTTTGCGCAATGGGTTTCCTGAAGTCGTCTTTTGTCAGGGGAAAGCGAAGGAGCATATTATTGAGATTTTAGCGAATCTTGGTCAGCGTAGTCATAATATCCTGGCCACCCGGGCCACCCCTGAAGTCTATGCAGCGGTGCAGGCCGCTATTCCTGAGGCTTCCTATTCCGAGCTGGCCCGTGTCATCACCATTGTTAAAGAAGCGATTCCCAAGAGAGGGAGAGTTCTGGTCTTAAGTGCGGGGACAGCGGATTTGCCGGTAGCGGAGGAGGCGGCCATAACGGCGGAGATCATGGGGTGTGGGGTAGAGCGGTTATACGATGTCGGTGTGGCGGGCATTCACCGGCTTTTCGATAATAAAGAGAGGCTGGATGAGGCTCAGGTGCTGATTGTTGTGGCCGGTATGGAAGGGGCCCTGGCCAGTGTGGTGGGCGGGTTAACCGATAAGCCGGTGATTGCTGTTCCTACCAGTGTCGGCTATGGGGCCAGTTTCGGAGGGTTAGCCGCTTTGCTGGCTATGCTGAACAGCTGTTCAGCCGGAATAGGAGTGGTTAACATCGACAATGGCTTTGGAGCCGGAGTTTTAGCCAACTCCATTATTCGAGCCATCCACGCTGGGGAAGTATGA
- a CDS encoding ABC transporter ATP-binding protein, which produces MIKIDQVKKVYTDEVKIGPLHINIPKAGLTSLIGPNGAGKSTTLLMIGRLLDMDEGQIKVANMDVSESKSADLAKVLTILRQENHFVTRLTVRQLVGFGRFPYSKGRLTKEDEAIISKYIDFLGLTDLESRYLDELSGGQRQRAYVAMVLCQETEYVLLDEPLNNLDVARSVQMMEHLRHAANEFGRTILTVLHDINFAAKYSDRICAMKDGQIAAFGTVEEVMDPEVLTDIFETKIEIIAGPHGPVAIY; this is translated from the coding sequence ATGATTAAGATTGATCAGGTTAAAAAGGTGTATACCGATGAGGTGAAAATAGGACCTTTGCATATTAATATACCCAAAGCCGGTCTTACTTCATTAATTGGACCCAATGGTGCTGGCAAGTCTACGACACTTTTGATGATCGGAAGACTTTTGGATATGGATGAAGGCCAAATTAAGGTGGCCAATATGGATGTTTCTGAATCCAAGTCAGCAGATTTAGCCAAAGTTTTGACTATTTTACGACAAGAAAATCACTTTGTAACGAGGCTTACGGTCAGACAATTAGTTGGATTTGGACGTTTCCCTTATTCAAAGGGAAGATTAACGAAAGAGGATGAGGCGATTATTTCTAAATATATCGATTTTTTAGGTTTGACTGATCTGGAAAGTAGATATTTAGATGAGCTTTCCGGTGGTCAAAGGCAAAGGGCCTATGTAGCCATGGTTTTGTGTCAGGAGACTGAATATGTGCTTTTGGATGAGCCGCTGAACAATCTCGATGTTGCCCGTTCTGTGCAAATGATGGAGCATTTGCGGCATGCCGCTAATGAATTCGGCAGAACAATTTTGACTGTTCTTCATGATATAAATTTCGCCGCCAAATATTCTGACCGAATTTGTGCTATGAAAGATGGGCAAATTGCCGCTTTTGGAACAGTGGAAGAGGTGATGGACCCGGAAGTTTTGACAGATATTTTCGAAACGAAAATCGAAATTATCGCTGGTCCTCATGGGCCGGTAGCGATTTATTAG
- a CDS encoding LUD domain-containing protein — translation MRKEFKEYSKEIDRAKHDENIRKAISRAVKAYRETTDSTMERFPHTPALAEEVREIKRRSVAQRQELLAQAMEAVERNKGKAFYAKDKQEALVMAAEIIGKGKTVVKGKSMLGEELHLREYLEEEGIEVWETDLGEFILQLKKDRPMHILSPAIHVPREKVAEIFTQFFGKEVEPDIAKEVAIVREFMREKYFTADVGISSANVVAADTGAFVIIENEGNVRLSTAVPPVHLMIVGTEKLVPTFQEAMKVAEVTWRYAQYGVPSYVNIVTGPSKTGDIEKVTTYGAHGPKEFYVIFVDNGREKMAVDDDFKQASHCLRCGGCMYECPVFQITAGTFGETYLGGIGTIWNVFTSGGLEATAPQIHTCLRCGRCVERCPMQIDVPNMIGELRNRLASGEVIE, via the coding sequence ATGAGAAAAGAATTTAAAGAGTACTCCAAAGAGATCGATCGTGCCAAGCATGATGAGAATATTCGCAAAGCCATCTCCCGGGCGGTAAAAGCCTATCGTGAAACCACGGACAGCACCATGGAGCGTTTTCCCCATACGCCGGCTCTCGCCGAAGAAGTGCGGGAGATCAAACGCCGTTCTGTCGCTCAGCGGCAGGAACTTCTTGCTCAGGCTATGGAGGCGGTTGAACGCAATAAAGGGAAAGCCTTCTATGCCAAGGATAAACAGGAAGCCTTAGTGATGGCCGCGGAGATCATTGGTAAAGGGAAAACTGTCGTTAAGGGCAAAAGCATGTTAGGGGAAGAACTCCATCTCCGGGAGTACTTAGAGGAAGAGGGCATTGAAGTTTGGGAAACGGATCTCGGGGAATTCATTTTGCAGCTGAAAAAAGATCGTCCCATGCATATCCTTTCCCCAGCGATTCATGTTCCCCGGGAAAAGGTGGCGGAAATCTTTACCCAATTCTTTGGCAAAGAAGTGGAACCTGATATTGCCAAAGAGGTGGCCATTGTCCGGGAGTTTATGCGTGAAAAATATTTTACCGCTGATGTGGGCATCAGTTCGGCCAATGTGGTGGCGGCCGACACCGGGGCTTTTGTGATCATTGAAAATGAAGGCAATGTGCGCTTGTCAACAGCGGTTCCTCCGGTTCACCTGATGATTGTAGGAACCGAGAAATTGGTGCCTACCTTCCAGGAAGCGATGAAAGTCGCTGAAGTGACCTGGCGGTATGCCCAGTATGGTGTGCCTTCTTATGTCAATATCGTCACCGGGCCAAGCAAAACCGGGGATATCGAAAAAGTGACCACTTACGGTGCCCACGGTCCCAAAGAGTTTTATGTCATCTTCGTCGATAACGGCCGGGAGAAAATGGCTGTGGATGATGACTTCAAACAAGCATCCCATTGCCTGCGCTGTGGAGGCTGCATGTATGAATGTCCTGTCTTCCAAATCACGGCAGGAACCTTTGGTGAAACGTATCTGGGCGGTATCGGCACCATCTGGAATGTCTTTACCTCCGGAGGATTAGAAGCTACCGCACCGCAAATCCATACCTGTCTGCGCTGCGGGCGCTGTGTGGAGCGTTGCCCCATGCAGATCGATGTGCCCAATATGATCGGGGAATTAAGAAATCGCCTGGCAAGCGGCGAAGTGATCGAGTAA
- a CDS encoding MATE family efflux transporter: protein MEQITTIKLKVHQFIHILLPILISQVALFSMSFFDTAMSGQASSVDLAGVAIGASLWAPASTGLGGILIAITPIVGHLLGAKRRNEVPYNVLQGIYLALAIAFLLIVAGAMSLDGLLSLMNLEPQVRFIARGYLLAIAFGIPPYFVHQVLRSFIDALGYTRITMLITLLSLPINICLNYIFIFGKFGLPAFGGIGAGIATSMTYYCLMLIALFIIHRHPYFKEFALFKRLPPLSWKTWLKQLKIGIPIGFSIFFETGMFCAVTLLMSRFNTVTIAAHQGAMNFASMIYMIPLSFSMALTILVGFEVGARRYHDARQYSLIGLAFSFSIALLTALLLFLFKEQVAWLYSKEWDVILLAKQFLIYAIFFQFSDALATPIQGILRGYKDVNLPFITSLISYWFIALPIGYFLAAYTSFGAFGFWIGLISGITTNACCLLLRLRYILRRQVAV, encoded by the coding sequence ATGGAGCAAATCACTACAATAAAGCTAAAAGTTCACCAATTCATCCATATTCTTCTGCCAATTCTGATTTCCCAGGTTGCTTTGTTCTCCATGTCTTTTTTTGACACAGCAATGTCGGGACAAGCCAGCTCCGTCGATCTGGCTGGAGTTGCCATCGGCGCCAGTCTATGGGCACCTGCCAGCACTGGATTAGGCGGGATATTAATTGCGATCACACCTATCGTCGGACATTTATTAGGCGCCAAAAGAAGGAACGAGGTTCCTTACAATGTCCTGCAAGGAATTTATCTGGCTCTGGCCATCGCTTTCCTTTTAATTGTGGCGGGAGCCATGAGCTTGGATGGACTGCTCTCCCTTATGAATCTGGAGCCCCAGGTGCGTTTTATAGCACGAGGCTATCTTCTGGCCATAGCTTTTGGCATTCCTCCCTATTTTGTGCACCAAGTGCTGCGGAGCTTCATTGATGCGTTAGGCTATACACGAATTACCATGCTGATCACTCTCCTATCCCTGCCTATTAATATCTGCCTCAATTATATATTCATCTTTGGCAAATTTGGTCTGCCGGCCTTTGGCGGCATAGGAGCCGGTATAGCCACCTCGATGACGTATTATTGCTTGATGCTCATTGCTTTGTTCATTATTCACCGTCATCCCTATTTCAAAGAATTTGCGCTCTTCAAGCGCCTCCCTCCACTCTCCTGGAAAACCTGGCTGAAACAATTGAAAATCGGCATCCCCATCGGCTTTTCTATTTTCTTCGAGACCGGCATGTTTTGCGCGGTAACCTTGCTTATGAGCCGGTTTAATACTGTAACTATAGCCGCCCATCAAGGCGCCATGAATTTTGCCTCCATGATCTACATGATTCCTTTAAGCTTCTCTATGGCTTTAACGATTCTGGTCGGATTTGAAGTAGGGGCTCGCCGCTATCATGACGCCCGCCAGTATTCCTTGATCGGGTTGGCTTTTTCCTTCTCCATAGCACTTCTCACCGCTCTCCTGCTTTTTCTGTTCAAAGAGCAAGTGGCCTGGCTCTATTCCAAGGAATGGGATGTGATCCTCCTGGCCAAACAGTTTCTCATTTATGCCATCTTCTTTCAGTTTTCCGATGCCCTGGCTACACCCATTCAAGGAATTCTGCGCGGTTATAAGGATGTCAACCTTCCTTTTATCACTTCCCTCATCTCCTATTGGTTCATTGCCCTGCCGATTGGTTACTTTTTGGCGGCCTATACCAGCTTTGGAGCCTTTGGCTTCTGGATTGGCCTGATTTCAGGAATTACTACCAACGCTTGCTGCCTATTGCTTAGGTTAAGGTATATTCTGCGTCGTCAGGTCGCTGTTTAA